From a region of the Pecten maximus chromosome 18, xPecMax1.1, whole genome shotgun sequence genome:
- the LOC117316555 gene encoding 26S proteasome non-ATPase regulatory subunit 14, giving the protein MERLLRLGGGMPGLGQGAPPTDAPAVDTAEQVYISSLALLKMLKHGRAGVPMEVMGLMLGEFVDDYTVRVIDVFAMPQSGTGVSVEAVDPVFQAKMLDMLKQTGRPEMVVGWYHSHPGFGCWLSGVDINTQQSFEALSERAVAVVVDPIQSVKGKVVIDAFRLINPNMMVLGQEPRQTTSNLGHLHKPSIQALIHGLNRHYYSIAINYRKNELEQKMLLNLHKKSWVDGLSLQDYNTHCTNNENTVKEMLELAKNYHKALEEEENMTQEQLAIKNVGKLDPKRHLEEHVDVLMTTNIVQCLGAMLHTVVFK; this is encoded by the exons ATGGAGAGACTTTTACGACTAGGAGGAGGGATGCCAGGTCTTGGACAG GGAGCTCCTCCTACAGACGCCCCAGCAGTAGACACAGCAGAGCAGGTGTATATATCATCATTGGCACTACTCAAG ATGCTAAAGCATGGTCGAGCTGGTGTTCCAATGGAAGTCATGGGACTGATGCTTGGGGAGTTTGTAGATGACTACACAGTCCGTGTCATAGATGTGTTTGCCATGCCTCAGTCAGGAACA GGAGTGAGTGTTGAAGCAGTAGATCCAGTATTCCAGGCAAAGATGTTGGACATGCTGAAACAGACTGGCAG ACCTGAGATGGTGGTAGGCTGGTATCACTCCCATCCAGGATTTGGCTGCTGGCTAtctggtgttgatattaacacTCAGCAGAGCTTTGAGGCCCTGTCAGAACGGGCTGTGGCTGTTGTTGTTGATCCAATTCAGAGTGTCAAAGGAAag GTGGTGATAGATGCTTTCCGTCTCATCAATCCAAACATGATGGTATTAGGTCAGGAACCACGACAAACAACATCAAATCTGGGACATCTTCATAAACCCTCAATACAG GCGTTGATACATGGACTCAACAGACATTATTACTCCATTGCCATCAACTACAGGAAAAATGAACTGGAACAGAAG ATGCTGCTTAACTTACACAAGAAGAGTTGGGTGGATGGTCTGTCTCTCCAAGACTACAACACACACTGTACAAACAATGAGAACACAGTCAAGGAAATGTTAGAACTGGCCAAAAACTACCACAAG GCTCTGGAGGAAGAGGAAAACATGACCCAGGAACAACTTGCTATCAAGAATGTCGGCAAACTG GACCCCAAGCGCCATCTGGAGGAGCATGTGGATGTTCTGATGACAACCAATATTGTACAGTGTTTAGGAGCCATGCTTCATACAGTTGTGTTCAAGTGA